The genomic stretch CACGCCCGCGCCGCAGGTGTGCGCCCCGCCGGACGCGCCACTGGAACGGGTGCTGTGGACCCTGGACCGCGCCCGGGGCGGCCCGGACCTGAGCTGCGGGAACGAGGTGCTGGGTTTCGTCCGCACGCCCCGCGACCTGGACAGCCCGCAGGACGCCTATCAGGTACTTGCTGACGAGATGCAGGCCGCGCGCGCCGAGGTGCTGCTGACCAGCATGGAATGGGAGAGCGACCCCGGACGGCCCGGCGCCGTGTTCGTGCAGGCCTCCCGCGACCTGTACCGCCGCGTGCAGGCCGACCCCGCCGCGTACCCGCAGGGCATGACCGTCCGCGTGCTGCTGGGTAACTACCCGCAGCTGAGCGACCCGGCGGGCACCGCCCAGGTGCTGGGGCTCGCCCGCGCCCTGCGGCAGGCGGGCGTGCCCCTGAGAGATGCCCGCGTGGGCTGGACGGTCACGCTGCTGAACTACGCGTACCTGCCGCACAGTCACGTGAAGCTTCACGTGATCGACGGCCAGGCCCTGACGGTCAGCGGCTACAACTTCACCGGGTGGCACCTGCCGCTGGGTGGATCCGGGGGGCTGGCCCTGCACGACACCGGTCTGCGGGTGCGTGGCCCGGCCGCGCAGGAGGGCGTGGCGGCCTTCGACGATCTGTGGCGGCACAGTGACGAGCTGCGCTGCCCGGACGACGTGGCTCCTGGGGACGTGGCCGCGCGCTGCACCCTGGTCGCGCCGCAGCCGCCGTCACACCCGGGCCTGGCGGCCCGAGC from Deinococcus soli (ex Cha et al. 2016) encodes the following:
- a CDS encoding phospholipase D-like domain-containing protein, with the translated sequence MRAVLLLLALLLPAGAHAARLPLFLGPAAPPVTPAPQVCAPPDAPLERVLWTLDRARGGPDLSCGNEVLGFVRTPRDLDSPQDAYQVLADEMQAARAEVLLTSMEWESDPGRPGAVFVQASRDLYRRVQADPAAYPQGMTVRVLLGNYPQLSDPAGTAQVLGLARALRQAGVPLRDARVGWTVTLLNYAYLPHSHVKLHVIDGQALTVSGYNFTGWHLPLGGSGGLALHDTGLRVRGPAAQEGVAAFDDLWRHSDELRCPDDVAPGDVAARCTLVAPQPPSHPGLAARAVTAGPDRAFLLYRRTAGEDFADRAHLALIGAARQSIDLMQADFSPGLDCWFGYLNPDSCTLDRLPVYFPALLAAMERGVHVRLLVVDYGFGRPANRTGVALMRRELRRRGLDDRFEARYSTFRLHSKVMTVDHALVVAGSMNFHFSAWGSAGLAEAALATGNVNAVAAQQRSFEKAWTTSSVAVPAESWLARITRTAP